In Trichomycterus rosablanca isolate fTriRos1 chromosome 4, fTriRos1.hap1, whole genome shotgun sequence, one DNA window encodes the following:
- the cd248a gene encoding CD248 molecule, endosialin a yields the protein MGSPVLWVTLLYGLLHPFSVQTQEMIEDQDALCNENSCLVIYMQPKTFLDAWRSCKNQGGNLVTIKSQEEAGMVETLFSNMELTEGSSVFVWIGLQRQPRKCSASRPMRGFSWVTGEQDTQYTNWQQEDSPNTCPLLRCVGIGYSRVAQKSQDNFKWQDGPCSVPVDGYVCRYTFPGMCQEVPNEGFGNALYTTPFHLVTSFLSHIPFGSVATVPCLTTVDQTLLCTQREDGTVGWNAEPPYCTDASKTSWCDKDNGGCHHYCIDDEEHYSCDCNEGFLLAEDGLSCIQIDPCQGSPCEFECLTVMDSYRCACPEGYMLAPDEKGCLDVDECLQSPCEHICVNAPGTFECRCRDGYRQDEEGACEDVDECAESPCEHACENVMGSHVCHCHIGFAPLPEDPTRCHDVDECQIEGTCEQMCINYNGGFECYCEEGYTLQTDNYSCRLSNEDLQSPTVTDSIPLTTHFPYRMTEPHDLVYLRPQETESLDWLTEPPNIQVIPTDLLWLTSATQRVSETTPPTESSTGTVKIELDDFGSQTSTVEESLSFTTSTPLPDYYEDESTTELTELTEPPTTTVADEAGNVMGFSPTTKDIYVYDNAPSSLTFSEDYVHESTTFYTDLQTITQFLLSTQGSEDYKSDEAMQGNSWLLVGLLVPLCIFIAIMVALGIVYCIRCTSKPQNKNTTECYHWIAGAGDKAAADMPGGGVTKV from the coding sequence ATGGGCTCTCCTGTGCTATGGGTGACTCTGCTTTATGGACTGTTGCATCCCTTCAGCGTCCAGACTCAGGAAATGATCGAGGATCAAGATGCCTTGTGCAACGAGAACAGCTGTTTAGTTATCTACATGCAGCCTAAGACTTTTCTGGATGCCTGGCGCAGCTGCAAGAACCAGGGTGGCAATCTTGTCACCATCAAGAGTCAAGAGGAGGCAGGCATGGTGGAGACTCTCTTTTCTAATATGGAACTGACGGAAGGTAGCAGTGTTTTTGTATGGATTGGTTTGCAAAGGCAACCCCGCAAATGCTCTGCTAGCCGCCCTATGCGGGGCTTCTCCTGGGTTACGGGGGAACAAGATACTCAATACACTAACTGGCAGCAAGAGGACTCGCCAAACACGTGTCCTCTGTTACGCTGTGTTGGAATAGGTTATAGCAGGGTCGCTCAGAAAAGCCAAGACAATTTCAAGTGGCAAGACGGACCCTGTTCAGTCCCTGTGGATGGCTACGTGTGCAGGTACACTTTCCCTGGCATGTGTCAAGAGGTTCCAAATGAAGGATTTGGAAATGCACTATACACGACTCCATTTCACCTAGTCACTTCCTTTTTGAGCCACATCCCATTTGGATCAGTAGCAACTGTACCCTGTCTTACCACTGTTGACCAGACTTTACTGTGTACCCAAAGGGAGGATGGTACCGTGGGTTGGAATGCAGAGCCTCCTTACTGCACTGACgcctccaaaacaagctggtgCGATAAAGATAACGGCGGCTGTCATCACTACTGCATAGACGATGAAGAGCATTATTCCTGTGACTGTAATGAAGGCTTTCTCCTGGCTGAAGATGGATTAAGCTGCATTCAAATCGACCCTTGCCAGGGGTCGCCATGTGAATTTGAGTGTCTGACAGTAATGGACAGCTACCGCTGTGCCTGCCCAGAGGGCTACATGCTGGCACCAGATGAAAAAGGCTGTCTGGATGTTGACGAGTGCCTGCAGAGTCCATGTGAACACATTTGCGTGAATGCACCAGGTACGTTTGAGTGTCGCTGTCGCGATGGCTATAGGCAAGATGAAGAGGGAGCTTGTGAGGATGTAGATGAGTGTGCAGAGTCTCCTTGTGAACATGCTTGTGAAAATGTCATGGGTTCACACGTTTGTCACTGCCACATTGGCTTTGCTCCTCTGCCAGAGGATCCGACACGCTGCCACGATGTTGATGAATGTCAAATCGAGGGAACCTGTGAGCAGATgtgcattaattacaatggtggATTCGAGTGCTACTGTGAGGAAGGTTATACACTCCAAACTGACAATTATTCTTGTAGACTGTCTAATGAGGACCTGCAGTCTCCAACGGTTACTGACTCTATTCCACTGACCACACATTTTCCCTACCGCATGACGGAACCTCATGATCTAGTGTACCTGCGTCCACAGGAGACGGAATCTCTGGATTGGCTTACCGAGCCTCCTAATATTCAAGTGATTCCAACAGACCTGCTCTGGCTCACTAGTGCTACCCAGAGGGTCTCTGAGACCACTCCCCCAACAGAAAGCTCCACTGGCACTGTTAAAATTGAATTGGATGACTTTGGATCACAAACATCTACTGTTGAAGAGTCTTTATCTTTCACCACGTCAACACCACTGCCCGACTATTATGAGGATGAAAGTACCACAGAGCTCACAGAGCTCACAGAGCCCCCAACCACTACTGTAGCAGATGAGGCTGGAAATGTAATGGGGTTCAGCCCAACCACTAAAGACATTTACGTTTATGACAACGCACCAAGCTCTTTGACTTTCAGTGAAGATTATGTCCATGAATCAACCACCTTTTACACAGATTTACAAACCATCACACAGTTCCTTCTATCAACTCAAGGATCTGAGGATTACAAAAGTGACGAGGCGATGCAGGGTAACAGCTGGCTGCTGGTTGGATTGTTGGTACCGCTCTGCATATTTATTGCGATAATGGTAGCATTAGGTATCGTCTACTGTATTCGGTGTACATCTAAGCCACAAAACAAGAACACCACTGAGTGCTACCACTGGATTGCTGGTGCTGGGGACAAAGCTGCTGCCGATATGCCAGGTGGTGGTGTAACCAAagtttaa